A section of the Spirosoma pollinicola genome encodes:
- the trpS gene encoding tryptophan--tRNA ligase, protein MARILTGIQSSGRPHLGNILGAIKPAIDLSKHPDNESFLFIADLHSLTTIKDGSMRREFTRAVASTWLAFGLDTEKNTFWRQSRVAEHTELSWHLSCFTPIPMLNNATSFKEKSERSSGPVNTGLFVYPVLQAADILLYDAEIIPVGKDQRQHIEMTRDIASIFNRQYDDEVFVLPEARIDNRLMTIPGIDGAKMSKSYNNYIDIFLSENELWKVIKKIKSDSTPLEEPKNPDTDITFQLYSLLASDEQIADMRGLYEGGNFGYGTAKKAFYELILTLFAAERERFDYYMTNNDALEAELRAGEEKARVVAGKTIARVRKKLGFN, encoded by the coding sequence GGGGCAATTAAACCCGCCATCGACTTGTCGAAACACCCTGACAATGAGTCCTTTTTATTCATCGCTGACCTTCACTCCCTCACCACCATTAAGGATGGTTCTATGCGTCGGGAGTTTACACGGGCGGTAGCGTCGACCTGGCTGGCGTTTGGCCTGGATACGGAGAAAAACACATTCTGGCGGCAGTCTCGCGTGGCCGAGCACACGGAGTTGTCCTGGCATCTGAGTTGCTTCACGCCCATTCCGATGCTGAATAACGCGACCTCGTTTAAGGAAAAATCGGAGCGCTCCAGCGGCCCGGTCAATACGGGTTTGTTCGTCTATCCGGTTTTGCAGGCGGCCGATATTTTGCTGTACGACGCCGAAATAATTCCAGTGGGAAAAGACCAGCGTCAGCATATCGAAATGACCCGTGATATTGCCAGTATTTTCAATCGGCAGTACGACGACGAGGTTTTTGTACTGCCCGAAGCCCGAATCGACAACCGCCTGATGACGATACCCGGCATTGATGGAGCGAAAATGAGCAAGTCATACAACAACTATATTGACATTTTCCTATCCGAAAATGAATTGTGGAAAGTAATCAAAAAGATTAAATCGGATTCTACGCCCCTCGAGGAACCAAAGAATCCGGATACTGACATCACGTTCCAGTTGTATTCGTTACTGGCCTCCGACGAACAGATTGCCGACATGCGCGGGTTATATGAAGGCGGTAATTTTGGCTACGGTACAGCGAAAAAAGCCTTCTACGAACTCATTTTAACGCTGTTTGCTGCCGAGCGCGAGCGATTTGATTATTATATGACGAACAATGACGCTCTTGAGGCCGAGCTTCGGGCTGGCGAAGAAAAGGCACGGGTAGTAGCGGGTAAAACCATAGCGCGTGTTAGGAAAAAACTCGGCTTTAACTAG